From Pelagibacterium flavum:
CTTGAGTCTTGAACGCTGCCGCCTTAAAGCGGAGGGGGTTGGAGCGTGGATCGCCTCGATCCTCACGACAAAGCAGGCCGCCGGCAGCGCCGTTGGGAACGGTACGGAACGCGTTGTGTTCCCGCATGTCCCGTCCGGGCCGAAACAATGGAGCTGTTATGGTTGGAACTCTCACAAGATCACTTGCGGTGATGATGGTCATCGGCGGCACAGGTGTGCTTTCCGCGTGCTCGCCGACCTCGTTCGGGCGCGCGACCCCCACGGTCACCGCCACACCGCCACCGCCCACCATTCAGCCGGTACAGACGAGCTCGGTTTCCAGCTCGGACCTGCCGCCCATCGATGGCTCGACCGTCCTGCCGTCCAATACGCCTTCGACCACGGGCACACCCACGGTGCCGGGCAATACCGCATCGGTGGATGGCAGCACGAGCACAAGTTCGCCGGGCTTCCTGCTCGACGATGTCGGCAGCCCCGGCAACACGACCAGCGGGCGCAATCTGACCGGCAGCGTGACCATCGAGCAGCTTCTGGGTGGCTGGACCGTGATGGTGGGGGCCGAACAGTGCCGCCTCAATCTCACCTACACCGCCAAGGGATCGACAGGCCGTTACCGTGCCTCGACGCCGGGGTGCCTTGTGGATGGGTTGGCCGACGTGACCTCGTGGAACCTTCTGGGCAACCAGATCCAGTTCTACAACGAGAGCGACGAACTGGTCGGCACCCTGTTCCAGAGCGGCAACCGGTTCGTGGGCACGCTTGCGGGCGGGCAATCCGTCTCGATGGTTGGCTAGGAGCGCTCCCAGAAAAAGTGGACACCACTTTTTCGGTTCGGGAACGCGACCTACAAAAAGGAAGCGCTCCCAGAAAAAGTGGACACCACTTTTTCGGTTCGGGAACGCGACCAATAAAAAGCTGGGGGCCTATGAGCCGGACTAGAGCGAAAGACTCGAGGGCTTGAGCGGGACCGAAGGGGCCTCGGGCTCCATTGTCGATGCGTATGCCGATATGATCGTGGCGGGGCAGGTCAAGCCCGACGCCGCGCAGAAGCGCGCTGTCGAAAAACTGCAAGCGGTCGCCGAAGGGCTCGGTCAGCTCGAGGCCCATTCGGGTTCGGTGCTGTCCGCCCTGTTCCGGCGCAAGCGCGAGGCACCCAAGGGGCTCTACATCTGGGGCGATGTGGGGCGGGGCAAGACCATGCTCATGGACCTGTTTTACAAGACGGTCCCGGTTGGTGCCAAAAGGCGCGTGCATTTCCACGAATTCATGAACGAGGTGCACGAGGCGATCGCCAAATTCCGCTCGGAAAATCCCGGGACCAAGGGCGCGCGCGATCCCATTCCGGCGGTAGCGCGGCCGATAACCCGGTCGGTACGGCTGTTGTGTTTCGACGAGTTCTTCGTTTCCGACATCACCGATGCCATGCTGCTCAGCCGGCTGTTCGAAATCCTGTTCGCCGACGGGGTCGTGGTGGTCGCCACCTCCAATATCCCGCCCGAAAAGCTCTATTGGAACGGGCTCAACCGCCAGCTCTTTTTGCCCTTCATCGATCTGCTGACCGATCACACCGAAGTTTTCAATCTCGACGCCGACACCGATTACCGCCGCGAAAAACTCGACGCCCAGGACGTGTACAAGATTGGCACCGGGCCCGAAGTCGATGCCCAGATGGACGGGCTTTTCGATCACCTGACCGGCGGGGCCGAGCCAAGGCCCGATGCCATCGAGAGCCTTGGCCGCGTGATCACCGTACCGGCCCAGGCCATGGGCGTGGCGCGGTTTAACTTCGCCGATCTGTGCGAACGCCCGCTCGGGGCGCGCGATTATCTCAAGCTCGCCAATCGCTTCCATACCGTGGTCATCGACCATGTGCCGGTGTTTTCGCGCCTGAAATCGGACGCTTCGAAGCGCTTCATCCTGCTTGTCGACACGCTTTACGATCGCGGGGTCAAACTCGCCGCCAGCTTTGCCGCCCCGCTCGATGATCTCGCCCAGGACGACAAGACACGATTCGAGTTCGCCCGCTGCCTGTCCCGGCTCGAAGAAATGCGCTCGGCCGATTACATCGCCCAGCCCCTGCGCGCCGGTTCGGGTCAGCCCTCCTGACGCAGTTTCCGTTGCAGGGAAAGTGTCAGCCTTGCAGACCTTTTTGCGGACCGCCAGGCTGAACGCCCAAATTTACCGGCCTTAGACGAAGGGTTCACTTGCGTCGCAATGTCACAAGGTCTATGGAGGGCGCGAGGAAAACGTTACTTTACCTATAGGGAAACTTGCTCATGGCGCGTAAGAAAATCGCTCTGATCGGTGCCGGTCAGATCGGGGGGACACTCGCACATCTGGTGGCGCTCAAGGAACTTGGCGACGTCATGCTGTTCGATATCGTTGACGGCGTGCCCCAGGGCAAGGCGCTCGATCTGGCCCAGTCCGGCCCGGTCGAAGGGTACAATTCCACCCTCAAGGGCACGTCCGAATACAAGGACATCGAAGGCGCGGACGTTGTCATCGTCACCGCAGGCGTGCCGCGCAAGCCGGGCATGAGCCGCGACGATCTTCTAGAAATCAATCTCAAGGTCATGGAGCAGGTCGGCGCGGGCATTTCCAAATACGCCCCCGATGCGTTCGTGATCTGCATCACCAACCCGCTCGACGCCATGGTCTGGGCGCTGCAGAAATTCTCCGGCCTGCCGCCCGAGAAGGTCGTCGGCATGGCCGGCGTGCTCGACAGCGCGCGCTTCCGTCACTTCATCGCCGATGAGCTCAACGTTTCCGTGCAGGACGTCACCGCGTTCGTGATGGGCGGCCATGGGGACACCATGGTGCCGCTGGCGCGCTATTCGACGGTTGCCGGCATCCCGCTGCCCGACATGGTCAAGATGGGCTGGATGAGCAAGGACAAGCTCGACGAAATCATCCAGCGCACCCGCGATGGCGGCGCCGAGATCGTCGGGCTGCTGAAAACCGGTTCGGCCTTTTATGCCCCCGCCGCTTCGGCCGTCGAGATGGCCGAATGTTATCTGAAAGACAAAAAGCGCATCCTGCCCTGCGCCGCGCACCTGACCGGCCAGTTCGGCCTGTCCGACACCTATGTCGGGGTTCCGGTGGTGATCGGTGCGGGTGGTGTCGAGCGCATTGTCGAGATCGAGCTCAACGCGTCTGAAAAGAAGATGTTTGACGCCTCTGTCCAATCGGTCGACGGGCTTGTCGAAGCCTGCAAGAAGATCGCGCCCAAGCTGGCGTAACCGTTCCGGCCCGGAGGTACCCCCTCCGGGCTTTCCCATTTCTGCCGAACACGAAAAAGGTTCGTACCTGCGATGAACATTCACGAATACCAGGCCAAGGAACTGCTCAAGGGCTACGGCGCCCCGGTCGCCAAGGGCGTGGCCATCATGAGTGCCGAGGAGGCCGAAGCCGCCGCGCGCTCGCTGCCCGGCCCTCTTTATGTGGTCAAGTCCCAGATCCACGCCGGCGGACGCGGCAAGGGCAAGTTCAAGGAACTCGGACCCGACGCCAAGGGCGGCGTGCGGCTGGCCAAGTCGATCGAAGAGGTCGTGGCCAACGTCAAGGACATGCTCGGCAACACCCTTGTCACCGCCCAGACCGGTGATGCGGGCAAGCAGGTCAACCGTCTCTATATCGAGGACGGCGCCGATATCGATCGTGAGCTCTATTGCTCGCTGCTGGTCGACCGCTCGGTCGGCAAGGTGGCGTTCGTTGTGTCCACCGAGGGCGGCATGGACATCGAGCAGGTCGCCCACGACACGCCCGAAAAGATCATCACCGTCGCCATCGACCCCGAAGCGGGCGTGACCGACGCGGACGTGACCGAGATTTCGAGTGCTCTCAAACTCGACGGCGCCGCCGCCGAGGATGCCAAGTCCCTGTTCCCGGCGCTCTACAAGGCGTTCGTCGAAAAGGACATGGCGCTTTTGGAAATCAACCCGCTGATCGTGATGACCGACGGCCATCTGCGCGTTCTCGACGCCAAGGTGAGCTTTGACGGCAACGCCCTGTTCCGCCACGCCGATATCGTTGCGCTGCGCGACGAGACCGAGGAAGACGCCAAGGAAATCGAGGCGTCCAAATGGGATCTGGCCTATGTGCCCATGGACGGCAATATCGGCTGCATGGTCAATGGCGCCGGGCTTGCCATGGCGACCATGGACATCATCCACCTTTACGGCAAGGAGCCGGCCAATTTCTGTGACGTTGGCGGTGGCGCTTCAAAGGAAAAGGTCGCCGCGGCGTTCAAGATCATTACCGCCGATCCCAAGGTCGAAGGCATTCTGGTCAACATCTTCGGCGGCATCATGAAGTGCGACGTGATCGCCGAAGGCGTTGTCGCGGCCGTCAAGGAAGTGGGCCTGACCATTCCGCTGGTCGTGCGCCTTGAAGGCACCAATGTCGAACTGGGCAAGAAGATCCTCAACGAATCGGGGCTGGCGATCACCGCCGCCGACGATCTCGATGATGCCGCCCAGAAGATCGTCGCCGCCGTGGCCTAACGCGCCGCACCCAGCCACACGGAATTTGAGATCAAGATTACATGTCCATTCTCGTCAATAAAGACACCAAGATCCTCGTGCAGGGCCTGACCGGCAAGACCGGCACGTTCCACACCGAACAGGCACTGGCCTATTACGGCACCAAGATGGTCGGCGGCATCCACCCCAAAAAGGGCGGAGAAACCTGGACCGGCGCGGGCGGGGAGAACCTCCCCATCTTCGCAACCGTCGCCGAGGGCAAGGAAAAGACCGGCGCGGACGCCTCGGTCATCTACGTGCCCCCCGCGGGCGCGGCCGATGCCATCATCGAGGCGATCGAAGCCGAAATTCCGTTCATCACCTGCATCACCGAAGGCATCCCGGTGTCCGACATGGTGCGCGTCAAGGCGCGGCTGGACCGCTCCAATTCGCGCCTGCTCGGCCCCAACTGCCCGGGCATTTTGACCCCGGAAGAATGCAAGATCGGCATCATGCCCGGTTCGATCTTCCGCAAGGGCTCGGTGGGCATTGTGTCGCGTTCGGGCACGCTTACATATGAAGCCGTGTTCCAGACCACAAATGAAGGCCTTGGCCAGACAACGGCCGTCGGCATCGGCGGCGACCCGGTCAAGGGCACCGAATTCATCGACGTGCTCGAGATGTTCCTGGCGGACGACGCCACACAATCGATCATCATGATCGGCGAAATCGGCGGCTCGGCCGAAGAAGACGCCGCCCAGTTCCTGATCGACGAAGCCAAAAAGGGGCGCTCCAAGCCCATGGCTGGCTTTATCGCGGGCCGCACCGCACCCAAGGGCAAGACCATGGGCCATGCGGGCGCCGTGGTCTCGGGTGGCAAGGGCGATGCGGAATCGAAAATCGCTGCCATGGAAGCGGCGGGCATCAGGGTTTCCCCCTCGCCCGCGCGTCTGGGCACCACGCTGGTCGAAGTTCTCAAAGGCTGAGACACGGCAATGTTATCGGTGACCGGGACTTAGGTCCCGGTTAACCAAAACGAGACGGCATCGCCGTCATAGTTCGACCGGAATTGGCGGCCCATAGGTGGGTTTCCAGAAAAAGTGGTTACCACTTTTTCGGTTCGGAAACGCGACAAGGCAAAAACCGGCAACGGGCAGGTTGAACACATCTTTACTGAGGGGGATCGGGACCCCCAATCGAGAGCGAAATGGCACGACAGGATCAGAACGAAGCGTTCCTCCTCACTTCTTTCCTTTATGGCGGCAACGCCGATTACATCGACGCCTTGTACGCGCGCTACAAGTCCGATCCCAAAAGTGTCGATCCGAGCTGGGCGGAGTTTTTCGACAATCTCGCCGACAGTGCCGAGAGCGTCACCAAAAACGCCGAGGGGCCGAGCTGGCAGCGCTCTGATTGGCCGCGCACCACCAATGGCGAGATGATCTCGGCGCTCGATGGCAATTGGGGCGAAGTCGCTCTCAAGGCCCAGAAGGCGGTCACCGAAAAGGCGAAGGCCGGCGGCGAGCCGGTCTCCACCGAAGCGGTGATGCAGGCGACACGGGATTCGATCCACGCCATCATGATGATCCGCGCCTATCGCATGCGCGGCCATCTGCACGCCAATCTCGATCCGCTCGGGCTGGAAAACCGCGAGGAAGCTCCCGAGCTCGATCCGGCGGCCTATGGCTTTTCAGAGGCCGATTACACCCGCGAAATTTTCATCGACAATTATCTCGGGCTCGAATTTGCCACCGTGCCCCAGATGCTCGAGATCCTGCGCCGCACCTATTGCGGCACGCTGGGCATCGAATTCATGCATATCTCCGATCCCGAGGCCAAGGCCTGGATCCAGGAACGCATCGAGGGCCCGGACAAGGAAATCACCTTCACTCCCCAGGGCAAGCGGGCAATCCTC
This genomic window contains:
- the sucC gene encoding ADP-forming succinate--CoA ligase subunit beta, with translation MNIHEYQAKELLKGYGAPVAKGVAIMSAEEAEAAARSLPGPLYVVKSQIHAGGRGKGKFKELGPDAKGGVRLAKSIEEVVANVKDMLGNTLVTAQTGDAGKQVNRLYIEDGADIDRELYCSLLVDRSVGKVAFVVSTEGGMDIEQVAHDTPEKIITVAIDPEAGVTDADVTEISSALKLDGAAAEDAKSLFPALYKAFVEKDMALLEINPLIVMTDGHLRVLDAKVSFDGNALFRHADIVALRDETEEDAKEIEASKWDLAYVPMDGNIGCMVNGAGLAMATMDIIHLYGKEPANFCDVGGGASKEKVAAAFKIITADPKVEGILVNIFGGIMKCDVIAEGVVAAVKEVGLTIPLVVRLEGTNVELGKKILNESGLAITAADDLDDAAQKIVAAVA
- the zapE gene encoding cell division protein ZapE, with translation MSGTEGASGSIVDAYADMIVAGQVKPDAAQKRAVEKLQAVAEGLGQLEAHSGSVLSALFRRKREAPKGLYIWGDVGRGKTMLMDLFYKTVPVGAKRRVHFHEFMNEVHEAIAKFRSENPGTKGARDPIPAVARPITRSVRLLCFDEFFVSDITDAMLLSRLFEILFADGVVVVATSNIPPEKLYWNGLNRQLFLPFIDLLTDHTEVFNLDADTDYRREKLDAQDVYKIGTGPEVDAQMDGLFDHLTGGAEPRPDAIESLGRVITVPAQAMGVARFNFADLCERPLGARDYLKLANRFHTVVIDHVPVFSRLKSDASKRFILLVDTLYDRGVKLAASFAAPLDDLAQDDKTRFEFARCLSRLEEMRSADYIAQPLRAGSGQPS
- the mdh gene encoding malate dehydrogenase, translating into MARKKIALIGAGQIGGTLAHLVALKELGDVMLFDIVDGVPQGKALDLAQSGPVEGYNSTLKGTSEYKDIEGADVVIVTAGVPRKPGMSRDDLLEINLKVMEQVGAGISKYAPDAFVICITNPLDAMVWALQKFSGLPPEKVVGMAGVLDSARFRHFIADELNVSVQDVTAFVMGGHGDTMVPLARYSTVAGIPLPDMVKMGWMSKDKLDEIIQRTRDGGAEIVGLLKTGSAFYAPAASAVEMAECYLKDKKRILPCAAHLTGQFGLSDTYVGVPVVIGAGGVERIVEIELNASEKKMFDASVQSVDGLVEACKKIAPKLA
- the sucD gene encoding succinate--CoA ligase subunit alpha yields the protein MSILVNKDTKILVQGLTGKTGTFHTEQALAYYGTKMVGGIHPKKGGETWTGAGGENLPIFATVAEGKEKTGADASVIYVPPAGAADAIIEAIEAEIPFITCITEGIPVSDMVRVKARLDRSNSRLLGPNCPGILTPEECKIGIMPGSIFRKGSVGIVSRSGTLTYEAVFQTTNEGLGQTTAVGIGGDPVKGTEFIDVLEMFLADDATQSIIMIGEIGGSAEEDAAQFLIDEAKKGRSKPMAGFIAGRTAPKGKTMGHAGAVVSGGKGDAESKIAAMEAAGIRVSPSPARLGTTLVEVLKG
- a CDS encoding protease inhibitor Inh/omp19 family protein, with the translated sequence MVGTLTRSLAVMMVIGGTGVLSACSPTSFGRATPTVTATPPPPTIQPVQTSSVSSSDLPPIDGSTVLPSNTPSTTGTPTVPGNTASVDGSTSTSSPGFLLDDVGSPGNTTSGRNLTGSVTIEQLLGGWTVMVGAEQCRLNLTYTAKGSTGRYRASTPGCLVDGLADVTSWNLLGNQIQFYNESDELVGTLFQSGNRFVGTLAGGQSVSMVG